From Carya illinoinensis cultivar Pawnee chromosome 5, C.illinoinensisPawnee_v1, whole genome shotgun sequence, one genomic window encodes:
- the LOC122311694 gene encoding probable WRKY transcription factor 57 has protein sequence MDEGDKSDPGPEFTSNSSWSLGPDPDSVYFFANDRESSILGEFGWNFQPDDPNRAGLHDGSDLTEGFGFQDHEDSNKSSHRALQSSDPALPVGSESKVGDLTASSNPSVSSSSSEDPPEKSTGSGGKPPEIPNKVRKKGQKRIRQPRFAFMTKSEVDHLEDGYRWRKYGQKAVKNSPFPRSYYRCTNSRCTVKKRVERSSEDPTIVITTYEGQHCHHTVGFPRGGVNISHETFTGQLAPSGSQFYYPAVQLPQQSPFRMIQSQQIAAGESHSMPEPTCPQFPTDEGLLGDMVPPNMRNR, from the exons ATGGACGAAGGGGACAAATCCGATCCCGGACCTGAGTTTACCAGCAACTCGAGCTGGTCGCTCGGCCCGGACCCGGACAGCGTCTACTTCTTCGCCAACGACAGAGAAAGTAGCATACTCGGCGAGTTCGGGTGGAATTTTCAGCCGGATGACCCGAACCGGGCCGGTCTCCACGATGGCTCCGATTTGACGGAAGGCTTCGGGTTCCAAGACCACGAAGACAGCAATAAGAGCAGCCACCGCGCCTTGCAGAGCTCCGACCCGGCACTTCCTGTTGGGTCGGAGAGTAAAGTTGGAGACCTCACGGCATCCAGTAATCCTTCCGTGTCTTCTAGCTCCAGTGAGGATCCGCCTGAGAAGTCCACTGGCTCCGGTGGAAAACCGCCCGAGATACC GAACAAGGTTAGAAAGAAAGGGCAAAAACGAATCCGGCAGCCGCGTTTTGCGTTTATGACGAAGAGTGAAGTTGATCATCTCGAAGATGGCTACCGATGGCGCAAATATGGACAGAAGGCCGTAAAAAATAGTCCATTTCCTAG GAGCTACTACCGCTGCACAAATAGCAGATGCACCGTAAAGAAAAGAGTGGAACGCTCATCTGAAGATCCCACTATCGTAATAACTACATATGAAGGCCAACACTGCCATCACACGGTCGGATTCCCTCGAGGTGGAGTGAATATTAGTCATGAGACCTTTACTGGGCAGTTGGCTCCTTCAGGATCACAATTTTATTATCCAGCTGTTCAGTTACCTCAACAAAGTCCTTTTCGTATGATACAGTCTCAACAGATAGCAGCAGGTGAATCCCATTCGATGCCCGAACCAACCTGCCCACAGTTTCCCACTGATGAAGGATTACTTGGGGACATGGTGCCTCCTAACATGCGTAACAGATGA
- the LOC122310114 gene encoding glutathione S-transferase T3-like — MARVLHDNVFPEVEVTQPEGQVRARTKLSQRGVSFTVEEDNLLVSGWLNISIDAIRGTDQKSTQLWIRIHDYFNTYKNANWPERSVGSLTNRWSTIQKATNKFCGFLAQVESMHPSGTNEQDKIDKAKALYRSTQKSNYNLDHCWNLLRHQPKWQVHMDNLPTKRKTGCPTVPATIAIDVEENESMSTNLERPLGKKSEKQRERKRKHEKSCNGQFDEKLSNMEADRRLMMIERRETAMKAEKDRAEIISLKKKKMEMEVMMLNVDNMNAVQREYFKSIQIEILEKHRTELNEMQ, encoded by the exons ATGGCTCGTGTTTTGCATGATAATGTGTTTCCTGAGGTTGAAGTGACACAACCCGAAGGGCAAGTAAGGGCACGAACTAAACTATCCCAACGGGGTGTGTCCTTCACCGTGGAGGAAGACAACCTCCTTGTATCAGGGTGGCTCAATATTAGTATAGACGCTATTAGGGGGACAGATCAAAAGTCCACCCAATTGTGGATAAGAATCCATGATTACTTCAATACTTATAAAAATGCTAATTGGCCTGAACGTTCTGTGGGGTCGTTGACTAATCGATGGTCAACTATCCAAAAAGccacaaataagttttgtggtTTCTTAGCCCAAGTCGAGTCAATGCATCCAAGCGGTACCAATGAACAAGACAAG ATTGACAAGGCAAAGGCATTGTACCGATCGACACAAAAAAGCAATTACAATTTGGATCATTGTTGGAACTTATTGAGGCACCAACCAAAGTGGCAAGTGCATATGGATAATTTGCCAACAAAGAGAAAGACGGGTTGCCCTACTGTTCCAGCTACCATTGCCATAGATGTTGAGGAAAATGAGAGCATGTCTACCAATTTGGAGAGGCCGCTAGGCAAGAAATCtgaaaaacaaagggaaaggaaaaggaaacatGAAAAATCTTGTAATGgtcaatttgatgaaaagttaaGTAACATGGAAGCTGATAGgaggttgatgatgattgaGCGACGGGAGACGGCAATGAAGGCTGAAAAGGATAGGGCTGAGATAATCTcacttaagaagaagaagatggagatgGAAGTCATGATGTTGAATGTTGATAACATGAATGCAGTGCAGCGAGAATACTTCAAGTCAATTCAAATTGAGATCCTAGAGAAACATAGGACTGAATTGAATGAAATGCAGTAG
- the LOC122309581 gene encoding putative SNAP25 homologous protein SNAP30, whose translation MFGFFKSPVNKVSKQKTVDPGFPSSNPFDSDTESEAKQTFKPARRTASEPMLITPNSNNPFDDDDDERIGASSSSSSHSSSAVARDRYRNNFHDSGGLQNQSVEELENYAVYKAKETTNTVNNCLKLAEDMREDATRTLDMLHYQGEQITRTHMMAADTEKDLSRGEKLLNNLGGMFSKTWKPKKTREITGPIITADNSSKRTENHSDQREKLGLAPAHKGRSASRTPPPEPTIALQKVEVENAKQDDALSDLSNILGDLKNMAVDMGGELNRQNKALDHLSDDVDELNSRVKGANQRARRLLGK comes from the exons ATGTTTGGATTTTTTAAATCACCAGTGAATAAGGTTTCTAAGCAGAAGACAGTGGATCCTGGATTTCCGTCTTCTAACCCTTTTGATTCAGATACTGAATCTGAGGCTAAGCAAACTTTTAAACCTGCAAGACGAACTGCTTCAGAACCTATGCTGATAACCCCAAATTCCAATAACCCTTTtgacgatgatgatgatgagagaATAGGGGCTTCTTCTTCGTCATCCTCACATTCTAGTTCTGCAGTGGCAAGAGACAGATACAGAAATAATTTCCATGACTCGGGAGGATTACAGAACCAGAGTGTGGAAGAACTGGAAAACTATGCTGTATACAAGGCTAAGGAGACAACAAATACGGTAAACAACTGCCTGAAGCTTGCAGAGGACATGAGGGAGGATGCTACAAGGACCCTTGACATGTTGCATTATCAGGGTGAGCAAATCACAAGGACCCACATGATGGCTGCTGATACGGAAAAGGATTTGAGTCGG GGTGAGAAGCTTTTAAATAACCTTGGTGGAATGTTCTCTAAGACTTGGAAGCCAAAGAAGACTCGAGAAATCACAGGGCCTATAATTACAGCAG ATAATTCATCCAAAAGAACTGAAAACCACTCAGATCAGAGGGAAAAGTTGGGTCTAGCTCCTGCACACAAAGGACGGTCAGCTTCTCGAACTCCTCCTCCTGAACCAACAATTGCCTTGCAGAAAGTTGAG GTTGAGAATGCCAAGCAAGATGATGCACTTTCAGATCTAAGTAATATTCTAGGTGATTTGAAGAATATGGCAGTTGACATGGGAGGTGAACTTAACAG GCAAAATAAAGCCCTTGATCATCTTAGTGACGACGTCGATGAGCTGAACTCTCGTGTGAAAGGTGCCAATCAACGTGCACGCCGTTTACTTGGGAAGTGA